Proteins co-encoded in one Papaver somniferum cultivar HN1 chromosome 5, ASM357369v1, whole genome shotgun sequence genomic window:
- the LOC113277893 gene encoding uncharacterized protein LOC113277893: MDGTMKEIQQKMIEVEIEAEKLLLARHQIVENDRLRNGNREALTALRKRTRTTKTSVPTPFDLIMKEIEGPESRPLVKEVCQTCGNHDSKEKTWMMFPGADLFACVPFHACHTILENDQTQLDIDSKKLQSYVKEQALIISDKGALSDKIGQGVLRSLVSLTDTKK; this comes from the coding sequence ATGGATGGCACCATGAAGGAAATTCAGCAAAAGATGATTGAGGTCGAAATCGAAGCCGAGAAACTTCTTCTTGCTCGACACCAAATTGTCGAGAATGATAGATTGAGAAATGGTAATAGAGAAGCTCTAACAGCATTAAGGAAGAGAACACGAACGACGAAAACAAGTGTTCCAACTCCTTTTGACTTAATCATGAAGGAAATTGAAGGACCTGAATCAAGGCCATTGGTCAAAGAAGTATGCCAAACCTGTGGGAATCATGATTCAAAGGAGAAGACGTGGATGATGTTCCCTGGGGCAGACCTCTTTGCTTGCGTTCCTTTCCACGCATGTCACACAATCTTGGAGAATGATCAAACACAACTTGATATTGATTCTAAGAAACTTCAGAGCTATGTGAAGGAGCAGGCGCTTATAATATCAGATAAAGGGGCTCTTTCTGACAAGATTGGTCAGGGCGTTCTTAGGTCACTGGTTTCCTTAACTGACACAAAAAAGTAA